The following proteins are co-located in the Halobaculum roseum genome:
- a CDS encoding sodium:solute symporter family transporter, with translation MVTPTAALGLVVAVLAGSAAIGVWYSRGQVGSVEDLITARGSIGERRMTGTLVASVMGVWILFSAPEAGASFGIAAVVGYAVGEAVPMLAYARIGPRIRQLIPDGHSLTEYAHARYGTAMYAFILVVSALYMFVFVAAELTGIAGALSLVAGVPQWQTAVLVGGIVLLYTGYGGLTASIVTDTVQALLVIPLLVATFIAVLVTVGGVGPVYDGVTAANPALLDPGFIPGLQFGLALSFAILGAELINQTWWQRVYAGESDDVVRRGFRTASVTNGALVFLAALFGIVAVGSTDIVTDVTSAGYNADVALFVLLEEAFPEPVVLGVTLLALLLVISSVDTLFNALASLVAVDLGRLTAADDRRLRLASRLFTVAVALAAVYVSLRARSVLRLFFFADLLGAAVAFPLVYGLYSESITGRGALTSSIGGLTVGLAYFPDLRGALAAVPVLGDALPAADPLYLTSFAGAFCVSTALTLVTARLSSSAFDLEGLAGEVGRIDDDPTEPAD, from the coding sequence ATGGTGACGCCGACAGCTGCACTCGGGCTCGTCGTGGCGGTGCTCGCCGGGAGCGCCGCGATCGGGGTATGGTACTCCCGCGGTCAGGTCGGGTCAGTCGAGGATCTCATCACTGCCCGGGGCTCGATCGGCGAGCGGCGGATGACCGGGACGCTGGTGGCGTCGGTAATGGGAGTCTGGATACTCTTTTCGGCGCCAGAGGCCGGCGCGAGCTTCGGGATCGCTGCGGTCGTCGGCTACGCCGTCGGCGAGGCGGTTCCGATGCTCGCGTACGCCCGGATCGGGCCGCGAATCAGACAGCTCATTCCGGACGGTCACTCGCTGACTGAGTACGCCCACGCGCGTTACGGGACCGCGATGTACGCGTTCATCCTTGTGGTGTCTGCACTCTACATGTTCGTCTTTGTAGCCGCTGAACTCACGGGAATTGCGGGTGCGCTCTCGCTCGTCGCCGGCGTCCCACAGTGGCAAACAGCCGTGTTGGTCGGCGGCATCGTGCTCCTCTACACAGGCTACGGCGGGCTCACGGCGAGTATTGTCACAGACACCGTGCAGGCATTGCTCGTGATTCCCCTACTCGTGGCCACGTTCATCGCCGTCCTCGTAACTGTCGGCGGGGTTGGCCCTGTCTACGACGGGGTCACCGCTGCGAACCCGGCCCTGCTTGACCCCGGGTTCATCCCGGGCCTGCAGTTCGGACTCGCGCTCTCGTTCGCCATCCTCGGTGCGGAGCTGATCAACCAGACTTGGTGGCAGCGGGTGTACGCCGGCGAGAGCGACGACGTCGTCCGGCGCGGCTTCCGAACAGCTAGCGTGACGAACGGTGCGCTCGTGTTCTTGGCTGCCCTGTTTGGCATCGTCGCAGTCGGCAGCACGGATATCGTGACCGACGTGACGAGCGCGGGCTACAATGCCGATGTCGCACTGTTCGTGCTTCTCGAGGAGGCCTTCCCGGAACCGGTTGTCCTCGGGGTGACGCTGCTCGCGTTACTGCTTGTAATCAGCTCTGTCGACACGCTGTTCAACGCGCTGGCGAGCCTCGTCGCAGTCGACCTGGGGCGGCTCACCGCAGCGGACGATCGACGGCTCCGCCTCGCCTCCCGACTGTTCACCGTCGCTGTGGCGCTCGCAGCGGTGTACGTCAGCCTCCGGGCCCGGAGCGTGCTTCGGCTGTTCTTCTTTGCGGACCTGCTGGGCGCAGCCGTCGCGTTCCCGCTCGTCTATGGGCTCTACTCGGAGTCGATCACTGGCCGCGGCGCGCTCACAAGCAGTATCGGCGGGCTGACTGTCGGGCTGGCGTACTTCCCCGATCTCCGCGGCGCGCTCGCGGCGGTCCCGGTCCTCGGCGATGCACTCCCCGCGGCGGATCCGTTGTACCTGACCTCCTTCGCGGGCGCATTCTGCGTCTCAACCGCGCTGACACTGGTCACAGCGCGGCTCTCATCGTCGGCGTTCGACCTCGAAGGTCTCGCCGGCGAGGTCGGTCGCATCGACGACGACCCTACGGAGCCGGCCGACTGA